The genomic region GACCCAGGGAGAGCTGGGTGACTCCGAAAGAAGTAGAGTGGACATTGCGCTGCCTATTGGGGGCGAAGAGGTCCATCTCTGTTTCATGAAGTACTTCAGGGCCAGAAATACAGCCATCAATTccaggcaattgatgtgccaatcgAGATGATGACCTCACCATATCCCTTTGGACTGGACGGCCACCTAAGGCCGCCCCCCCTAGCCCATACGGGAAGCGtctgttgttagcatgttgcaacATCAACGCATATTGAGTGGGACTCAAGGTGAAGAACCGGGGTCTGAACCACATAGAAAGGGAACGAAGCTGCAGCGCGTAACCCTTACCATAAATGTGGATTTTAGAAAGGGCACGAAGCACTCAGCGTGTGCCCTTGCCCTTATTTGCCGTGGGGAATTGCTGGGACAAAATCTCCTGGCTCCGAGCCACAACTGAAACGGTCTCATATGCAAGAGGCCCACAGGAATCACTAGGAATTCTCTGGGTAGGACAGAGAACACTTTTCTTCTCGTTTAGTCTCAACCCTAGAGAAACTACATGAGCTAGTACGACATCTCTGTGTTGTAACGCCATCTCTTGTGACTCTGCTAGTATTAGCCGGTCGTCTATGTAATTCAAAATGCGAATGGCCTGGAGTTGTAACGGAGCCAGTGCTGCATCCATGCATTTTGTGTATGATGCGTGGTGATAGGGCtagaccatagactgtaaaaaaatatggacgtagcgtccgtgacgtcacccatagagttctgaacagcagttttgacgcaaaaatgaggccgcggccatcttagcagcACGTGActgcacgtcactcccggataactgaaaatgggcaaagaggcgggatgtGGTAGTAGCCcatgtgactggttgctgaaaccacgcccgcttagctcgacgtgaccatgttagcaggagctatctatcttactgtctaaaatattaataaagataacaagctatatcattagaaagttctaaagttttactgtataaatatgttatttttttttactttttcttttataagatatagatgctccaacaccagtaattaatttgtgtggggtgtgcaaataaaaACACGAAAAATCTAACGGatcttcatacctttataatgaaatagagatcgcgagatgaatccaatccgtggcacttgggtaaaatgtccattgcaaaacaaaacacagtaCTTTTTTGTCCACGaaagcgttaaatccatgaaatattgatatattatccattgtttgcatcacatttcttctgattgatctgctctccatcattgttcttcaagaaatgatgcaatctgagcagcgtttatgttgtatgttgtttatgttgtaaaactgccTGTGATCGTATATAtatctcacaaacaaatgagcccgtgtccaaagtataatttttcaaaatagtgcagcagttttagttattatatccaagcagtgctgtcggattttgatatcctcctgatattgtcattgtagtaaatctcaggaacttttagccaatgccaagacgatccaacaacgtctTCTGTTTATCTTCCGCATGCGTACAGATCTACACAGACGCACATCAGTCTCGACTATtaatgcagcaagccatattttataattgtattaaaaaaaagagagaaaaaagcacaaatacggctgagatgccaaattcagcggctggaattagctgaggtaaagtgacggctcacagacagcagcggcaatccacctgtcactcaagtgaccacgcccttaattatgcagaactttaaggcttaatataatttaaacggttacgttataaaaaaatacaccccccctcagagttgtcatgaagggcaacattagcagtatagaccaaaaccacaatttgtaccaacctgtaaacatgtttttttctgctctaAAATTGGCCagtttaacatgggactcaatgagattctgctctcttttggagcctgtccctagcggccaatcgatgaattgcagtttaattcacttccgtattggcctcaagagaaactgggggagggggatatacatattatatataatgggggatatacatattatatataattttttataattatatatatatattataaggCCATTTCACGTATAAACaagttaaatatttgtttttttataacaaCATTTTGATTTTTCTACAGGTGTGTTTGGTGCTGATGAAGTGAAATCAATATCAGCAAATGTAGGAGATGATGTCATTCTAGAGACAGATGATGCTGAAGTACAGAGAGCTGATGACCTGTTATGGAGAATTCAAGGTGAAAAAGGTTTAATAGCAGAGTTCGATAGAGAAACCAACACGGTCTCAGTCACAAATGACGAGAGATTCAGTGGGAGAGTGCTGCTGGATAAGAGGACTGGATCTCTGACTATCAAGAACATCAACACCGCAGACTCTGGAGTTTATGAACTAGAGATAAACAGCCGCAGTGGGATCAAGACAAAGACATTCAGTCTTATTGTACACCGTGAGTAACTCCATGTGATCATTATGTGCATTATCTGTGTGTGAAAGATGTGTTGGAATAATCACAGTAATACACAACAGCCCTTCTGTAAACTGAATGATTAGCAACTCGTAAAGAGGTttaaaatcagtgcattgttcagagccaaataaatatttgtaaattaaatattaaaagtaaaagtagaCTTTTATGGGTCCCTTTGCAACCAAAAGCAAAACTTTTGCCAGGTGTAATTCAGAATTAAGTTTGGTGTGGAATTATCAAAACCTTTAAAGCAATACATATCCAATACAGGAcctgacatttatatgaaaCTCTTGTCCTGAGAACAACATTCAGTCATTCATATTACTACCTTTTtgcttttgtacctttttcCTGATCATGTGatagagttaaagggttagttcactcaaaaatgtaaataatgtcattaattactctccctcatgtcgttccacacccgtaagaccttcgttaatcttcagaacacaaattaacatatttttgatgaaatccgatggctcagtgaggcctgcatagccagcaatgacatttcctctctcaagatccattaatgtactaaaaacatatttaaatcagttcatgtgagtacagtggttcaatattaatattataaagcgacgagaatattttttgtgctccaaaaataacaaaataacaactttgttcaacaatatctagtgatgagcgatttcaaaacactgcttcatgaagcttcggagctttacgaatcttttgtttcgaatcatgatttcagtaaatgaggcttcgttacgtcatcaGTGTTTCAAAACTTCAGTAGTtcgtgtgactttggcagtttgatgcacACTCTGAAtgactgattcgaaacaaaagattcataaagctttgaagcttcatgaagcagtgttttgaaattgcccatcactagatattgttgaataaagttgttattttgttatttttggagcacaaaaaatattctcgttactttataaaattaaggttgaaccactgcagtcacaggatctgttttaaatatgtttttagtagctttctgggcattgaaaaagagagtgttattgctggctaGGGAGGACTCACTGAGCcaacggatttcatcaaaaatatcttaatttgtgttctgaagatgaacgaaggtcttacgggtatggaacgacatgaagatcagtaattaatgactgaattttaatttttgggtgaactaaccctttaaataattaattgatttggTAAAAGGAACTCATATCTCTTATAGACACCAATTCAGAAAAAGTCAGGTTAAACACATACATTTAAAAGTCTAAATGTTTAAATGAGTAACAACATTATAATCTCTGTTTGGAAATGGTGTCTGTTTGTTTTCCAGCTGAGGTTGTCGTTGTTGAAGTGTCTGTGATGGaaggagattcagtcactctaaacatTAATGATAATGAAGTACAGAGAGATGAGGAGCTGAACTGGAAGGTGAAGCCTAAAgatgaaaatgttttcaaaagcaTTAATGATGAAAGATTTAAGACAGGcgaaactggatctctgaccatcacaaacattaACATCAAAGACTCTGGACTTTATCGACTAGagatcagcagcagcagcacgaGCAGCGACATCAGATACAAGACCAGATTTAATGTTGCTGTCCACGGTGAGTGACTGAATGCGATTATTGATGTTATTATGTAGATTAACTGAATGTCAGGGTGAACttgaataataacaataatacacaataattatttattactatttatttatttatttttatttaaactgaatGGTTAAAAGTAGCAACTGGtaaagaggtaaaaaaaaacagtgtatgTTAATAAACActtgatggccgatttcaaaacactgcttcaggaagcttcggagcgttatgaatcttgtgtcgaatcagcggctCGGAgcgtcaaagtcacgtgatttcagcagtttggcggtttgacacgcgattcaaatcatgattcgacacaaaagattcataacgctctgaagcttcctgaagcagtgttttgaaatcggccatcactatataagtcattatttagtttttttggtgcaccaaaaatattcttgtcgctttataatattaatattgaaccactgtactcacatgacctgatttaaatatgtttttagtacattaatggatcttgagagaggaaatgtcattgctggctatgcaggcctcacggagccatcggatttcatcaaaaatatcttaatttgtgttctgaagattaacgaaggtcttacgggtgtggaacgacatgagggagagtaataaatgacaaaattttaatttttgggtgaactaaccctttaaagaagcagtgtgtaaattttagcggcatgTAGTGGTGAGGTTGTGAATTGCAACGGtgctcacccctccctttcggaGAAGCTGCGGTGGCTGTCGGGTCGACATGTCGTCGTCTGAAAgagcagagagtagccagtcaagcaatgaggtttcttcttacttctaacaaagaacggtctctTCTTCTAATAAAACAGATGACTACTAATACTACTACTTTGTTCATATTCAACATAATGATGATGCAAGATGCCTCAAAAAACACCAacgaagaagaagaacaacaacagcatagtgacaaaacacactctgtagagcagtttgtccatttagggctgctATAGAAACATGCCGATGCAAAAGTGGCGACTTCGATGTAAAGAGACCCGCGGTGTGTGAAGATAGAAATGACttattctaaggtaataaaaaacataacggttcataaTGTAAGATCTTTATAccccactgaaaacatagttatgtattttatattgcatttctgtcaaaagatccttttgaactttcaacCTTTATAAAAATGACCATATATCTGGCATAAAATgaatggaaattaaaaatcagacacataattactagatacaactataataatcaaaaggtgaacatttaagcaatataaaaaaaggtttattgttaaattattattcattaaatatattaataaatgttcatttccaacattctttgggtttattttaaacaagcaatacagttttaaacaattttaaacaatagttgagtttaataaaactacccaggttgaacaaacatttaacccaactgctgggtttgtgcattttcaacccaacttgggttgtttttaacccagggTATCTTCCCCGACTGAAGGGCTGAAGGTCTGGCTGGTTAACATGGGTCAGTTATAGCCCCTGCTGGAGATTGCTGTAACTACACTTCTCTTAGCatctttcatttataattttttttttttctctttgtgaacatttaaacaaaagtattttaatattttattgtattatagaTATTTTACCCTTGACAGTTGCTGGAGGGTTCAAAAATGTGAAAGTGAAATAAAACTCATTCAGTCTATTACTTCCATAATGTGATGTATTTTAAAgtttcaaaaaacaacaacaaaaaattgcttagaaataaaatgaaatattttttatgacaTGATGGAATTAGTTTGTAAATGTATGTGCAGGATGAACTTGTTGCTCTATAACtccaaaaaacatgaaatatttgTATTCAAAGTAGATTTAAgatttttctttatataatcGGAGGCAGAGATTTATTCTGCAGACAATCTCTTTTGAAATTTagacaaagatttttttttttttttttttttagaaaattgtTAATTACCTTTTCACACTTAAATTAGAATTTGAGGCACATGTTTTTAGGGttttggctgttttttttttttgtactttacttaaagaattataattataatctcTCTGTTTCTGATTGTCTTTTATATGTTTGTAGTTGAGACAGATGGACTgaagtcagtgtcagtgatggagggagatacTATCACTCTACGCACtggtgttactcagatcctcaCTGCACGCTTAAACGGCACCAGCGCGAGCCGGAGTAACATTAACCTGAATAAGGAGACCGGAGAAATCACCATCAGAAACATCAGAGGAGATCAGTCTGGAGATT from Megalobrama amblycephala isolate DHTTF-2021 linkage group LG7, ASM1881202v1, whole genome shotgun sequence harbors:
- the LOC125273076 gene encoding uncharacterized protein LOC125273076, which gives rise to MRKFYFLSSVVLLVEGVFGADEVKSISANVGDDVILETDDAEVQRADDLLWRIQGEKGLIAEFDRETNTVSVTNDERFSGRVLLDKRTGSLTIKNINTADSGVYELEINSRSGIKTKTFSLIVHPEVVVVEVSVMEGDSVTLNINDNEVQRDEELNWKVKPKDENVFKSINDERFKTGETGSLTITNINIKDSGLYRLEISSSSTSSDIRYKTRFNVAVHVETDGLKSVSVMEGDTITLRTGVTQILTARLNGTSASRSNINLNKETGEITIRNIRGDQSGDLEVEINSSNVTVHRKFSINISDSGSSAAVSGICGVSFGLLVWAVAVLLLQEGISNQTCFRQDKVNQTQDQDE